In the Apteryx mantelli isolate bAptMan1 chromosome 1, bAptMan1.hap1, whole genome shotgun sequence genome, one interval contains:
- the AMDHD1 gene encoding probable imidazolonepropionase: MAGEYRLLLENAQQLVLVCDRGEKYLLQAAAERLAVLRHASLVVGRDGYIKAVGQADAIRNQFSGASFERVIDCSGKCVLPGLVDAHTHPVWAGDRVHEFAMKLAGASYMEIHEAGGGIHFTVEHTQKATEEELFNTFKHRLERMCQAGSTLVECKSGYGLNLETELKMLRVIEQAKRSMDIGISSTYCGAHSVPKGKTATEATDDIINNHLPKLKELKLSGEIHVNNIDVFCERGVFDLDSTRRILQAGKDIGLQINFHGDELHPMKSAELGAGLGAQAISHLEEVSDEGITAMARAKCAAVLLPTTAYMLRLKQPQARKMLKEGVIVALGSDFNPNAYCFSMPMVMHLACVNMKMSMNEALAAATINAAYALGKSDTHGSIENGKQGDLIIINSSRWEHLIYQFGGHQALIDYVIVKGKIVYKNERCGIMSSY; encoded by the exons ATGGCGGGCGAGTATCGGCTGCTGCTGGAAAACGCCCAGCAGCTGGTGCTCGTCTGCGACCGGGGCGAGAAGTACCTGCTGCAGGCGGCCGCGGAGCGGCTGGCGGTGCTGCGGCACGCCAGCCTGGTGGTGGGCCG AGATGGTTATATAAAAGCTGTGGGCCAGGCAGATGCTATTCGCAATCAGTTTTCAGGAGCATCGTTTGAAAGAGTGATTGACTGCTCTGGGAAGTGCGTACTACCAG GCTTGGTAGATGCACATACGCATCCAGTGTGGGCTGGTGACAGGGTTCATGAGTTTGCAATGAAG ctGGCAGGTGCTTCATATATGGAAATTCATGAGGCTGGAGGAGGAATACATTTCACTGTGGAACACACTCAGAAAGCCACCGAAGAAGAGCTGTTCAATACCTTCAAACACAGACTGGAACGTATGTGCCAAGCAGGATCTACTTTGGTTGAGTGCAAGAGTGGATATGGCTTAAACTTAGAAACAGAACTTAAAATGCTCAGAGTGATTGAACAAGCTAAGCGATCCATGGATATTGGCATTTCATCAACGTACTGTGGAGCTCATTCTGTTCCAAA aggGAAAACTGCTACTGAAGCCACAGATGACATTATCAATAACCATCTCCCTAAACTGAAAGAACTCAAACTAAGTGGTGAAATACATGTCAACAACATAGATGTATTCTGTGAGAGGGGAGTCTTTGATCTGGATTCTACTAGAAGAATTCTTCAAGCTGGAAAAGATATAGGGTTACAGATTAACTTCCATGGTGATGAACTCCATCCAATGAAATCTGCTGAG CTTGGAGCTGGACTAGGAGCCCAGGCTATCAGCCACCTGGAAGAAGTTAGTGATGAAGGTATCACTGCAATGGCAAGAGCTAAGTGTGCAGCTGTCCTTTTACCAACCACTGCCTACATGCTAAG actgaagcaacctcaagCTAGGAAAATGTTAAAAGAAGGAGTTATAGTTGCTCTTGGCAGTGATTTTAATCCTAATGCATACTGTTTCTCAATG CCTATGGTGATGCATCTGGCCTGTGTAAACATGAAGATGTCAATGAACGAAGCACTAGCAGCTGCTACGATTAATGCAGCTTATGCTCTGGGAAAATCGGACACACATGGCTCCATAGAGAATGGCAAGCAGGGGGATCTCATTATCATAAATTCATCAAG GTGGGAGCACTTGATTTACCAGTTTGGGGGACATCAGGCATTGATCGACTATGTTATAGTTAAAGGAAAAATTGTGTATAAAAATGAGAGGTGTGGGATAATGAGCAGTTACTGA